The Tessaracoccus aquimaris sequence TCTTGCCCGCGGCTGCGGCACCCTTGATCAGTTCGTTGCGCGCCCGCGATGCCATTCGGGTGCAGATGCTTCCGAGGGCTGCGGGCAGCAGGTCGCGCGGCAGGCCGAACAGTGTTCGACGCATCGACACCTGGCGCACCAGGTCGCCCCGGTCGAACGCCGCGACCATGTCTTCGGCGGCGAGGTCGTCGGTGCGCGAGAGGGCGGAGAGGAAGACGCTGGCGGGCTCGGTGCTGTGCAGCGCGACGGTTGCCCGGGACGCGGCGACGGCGTCGGCCGCGCGATGGGAGGGCGCCAGCGCCTGTCTGATGCCGAGCCGGGCTCGGCGTTCGTCGTCGCTGACCTGTCGGGGGAGCGCCATCCTCAGTCGAGCTCGGCCCGACGCAGCGTCACGAGCCGCTCGACCACCTCGTCGGAGAGCGGCGAGGTGGCCTGGAACCGGATGGTGCCCTTGGAGTGGTCGACGCCCTCCAGCAGGTCCTCGGCGGCGGAGACCACCTTGCCGCTGAACGGGTAGACGCCGAAGTGCTGACGGGTGCGCATCACCGACAAGAGGCCCTTTCCCTTGTACGTGAGCGCTGGCATCCCGTAGCCGGTGCCCTGCTCGGCCTCCGGCACCGTCAGCCGGGCCACCTCGTAGGCGCGGGCGATGATCGCCGCGTCCGCGGGGTCGAGCGTGGCGAGGTAGTCGTCGATCGTTCCCATGGCGGCGATCCTGCCACCAACCGGCGCGCCCGATCCGGATTTCAGGGCAGTTCGAGGCGCAGCGCCGCCGTCGCCGCGATCCGGATCAGCCGGTCGCGCACGTCGTGGCGCGACTGCCACGACCGCTCGTCCCACACCTCACCCGTCAGGTCATCGCCCCCGTACAGCACCTGGGCGAGACGCACGCCGCGGAACCGGGCCACGGCGGCCACCGACGCGGCCTCCATCTCGACGGTGACGCAACCCTCCTCGGTTCGCCGCCGGATCCGCTCGGGCGTCTCGCGGTAGATGCCATCCGTGGTCCAGGTGCGACCCTCCGAGAAGGGCACGCCCAGGTCGGTGAGCGTGTCTCGAAGCACCGTGACAGCGTGCACGTCCGAGTCGACGACCCGCGACGGCGGCAGGTAGTG is a genomic window containing:
- a CDS encoding iron chaperone, whose translation is MGTIDDYLATLDPADAAIIARAYEVARLTVPEAEQGTGYGMPALTYKGKGLLSVMRTRQHFGVYPFSGKVVSAAEDLLEGVDHSKGTIRFQATSPLSDEVVERLVTLRRAELD